Proteins from one Ornithobacterium rhinotracheale genomic window:
- the wecB gene encoding non-hydrolyzing UDP-N-acetylglucosamine 2-epimerase → MIKILSLFGTRPEAIKMAPLVKALNQKTIFDAKVCVTAQHREMLDQVLDFFSITPDYDLNLMRPNQNLYTLTADIITSLKPILEEFKPNYVLVHGDTTTSMAGALAAFYAGSKVCHIEAGLRTHNINSPFPEELNRQITGRISTYHFAPTEFSKENLIKENVKNENIIVTGNTVIDALFEGREILKNYSNSEIEELKSKLNLNKKIILVTGHRRENHGQGIIDICKALKNIAEKYKDDVEIVYPVHLNPNILNTVNDLLRGISNIKLVSPLSYPSFVWLMNQSYFILTDSGGIQEEAPSLGKPVLVMRGNTERPEAVDAGTVKLVGTDIDKIISNSSQLLDDSAYYASIQSIQNPYGDGKASERIINFLKNKNG, encoded by the coding sequence ATGATAAAAATACTCTCACTATTCGGAACTAGACCAGAAGCTATAAAAATGGCTCCTTTAGTCAAAGCATTAAACCAAAAAACTATATTTGACGCAAAAGTTTGTGTAACAGCACAACATCGTGAAATGCTTGATCAAGTTTTGGACTTTTTTAGTATTACACCTGATTACGACTTAAACTTAATGCGTCCAAATCAAAACTTATATACTCTAACTGCGGACATTATTACATCACTCAAGCCAATCCTTGAAGAATTCAAGCCAAATTATGTCCTAGTTCATGGTGACACAACTACATCTATGGCTGGAGCATTAGCTGCATTTTATGCTGGCTCAAAAGTATGCCATATAGAAGCGGGATTGAGAACACATAATATAAATTCTCCTTTTCCTGAAGAACTGAATCGACAAATCACGGGTAGAATTTCAACATATCATTTCGCTCCTACAGAATTTTCAAAAGAGAATCTCATAAAAGAAAATGTAAAGAATGAAAATATTATTGTCACAGGGAATACAGTAATTGATGCTTTATTTGAAGGGCGAGAGATTCTAAAAAATTATTCTAACTCTGAAATTGAAGAACTAAAGTCAAAATTAAATCTAAATAAAAAAATAATTCTTGTTACAGGGCATAGAAGAGAGAATCACGGACAAGGTATTATCGATATCTGCAAGGCATTAAAAAATATAGCTGAAAAGTATAAAGATGATGTAGAGATTGTATATCCTGTGCATTTGAACCCAAATATTTTAAATACAGTAAATGATTTATTACGTGGAATTTCAAATATTAAATTGGTTTCACCATTATCCTACCCTTCTTTTGTTTGGTTAATGAATCAAAGCTACTTTATTTTAACTGATAGCGGAGGAATACAAGAAGAGGCTCCAAGTTTAGGTAAACCCGTGCTAGTTATGAGAGGTAATACTGAAAGACCTGAGGCTGTAGATGCTGGCACCGTAAAATTGGTAGGTACTGATATTGATAAAATTATCTCAAATAGCAGCCAGTTACTTGATGACTCTGCTTATTACGCGAGTATTCAATCAATTCAAAATCCTTACGGAGATGGTAAAGCTTCTGAAAGAATTATCAACTTTTTAAAAAATAAAAATGGCTAA
- a CDS encoding glycosyltransferase family 2 protein — MKLSIVIPVYNCQDFLNDTFKNLEPLFEKLPKQDFEIVFINDGSTDDSLNVLNEYSTSKPNVFVFSQENKGLSGARNTGIGLAKGEYLQFLDADDYNDFDNVIKLLNFSIDNEIDATSFAIRNVDEHGKDLGGQINHTLEFNRIMSGPDALINGYTPSSMCCLLFRRDFLLEQSLLFTLGLTHQDMEFSMRMFLKAKKVFFSDLIGYNYLQRLGSISKPKTQEKYEKYLFDEVIISNLFKLNKNNSYSKDLNNAIAKNYNSVVWNLIWKLYKSPEKTNARFKEKCFKELTNKKLYPIKGPLKTRFQKFTTFFFNIPIFVKHFIIK, encoded by the coding sequence ATGAAACTTTCAATTGTCATCCCCGTATATAATTGTCAAGATTTTTTAAATGATACATTTAAAAACTTAGAACCTTTATTTGAAAAACTACCTAAGCAAGATTTTGAAATCGTTTTTATCAATGATGGTTCAACAGACGACAGTCTTAATGTTTTAAATGAATATTCAACAAGTAAACCGAATGTATTTGTTTTCTCTCAAGAAAACAAAGGATTATCTGGAGCAAGAAATACAGGAATTGGTTTGGCAAAGGGTGAATATCTACAATTTTTAGATGCAGATGATTACAATGATTTTGATAATGTAATAAAATTATTGAATTTTTCTATTGATAATGAAATTGACGCTACATCTTTTGCAATTAGAAATGTAGATGAACACGGAAAAGATTTAGGTGGACAAATCAACCATACATTGGAATTTAATAGAATAATGAGTGGTCCAGATGCTCTAATTAATGGATATACACCATCATCTATGTGCTGTTTATTGTTCAGACGGGATTTTTTACTTGAGCAAAGCTTGCTTTTCACATTGGGATTAACTCATCAAGATATGGAATTTTCTATGAGAATGTTTCTAAAAGCTAAAAAAGTGTTTTTTTCTGATTTAATTGGATACAACTACTTACAGAGATTAGGGTCTATTTCAAAGCCTAAAACGCAGGAGAAATACGAAAAATATTTATTTGACGAAGTGATAATTAGCAATTTGTTTAAGCTAAATAAAAACAACTCCTATTCTAAAGACTTGAACAATGCAATTGCTAAAAACTACAATTCAGTTGTGTGGAATTTAATATGGAAATTATATAAATCACCAGAAAAAACAAATGCAAGGTTCAAAGAAAAGTGTTTTAAGGAATTGACAAATAAAAAGTTGTACCCAATAAAAGGACCACTAAAAACAAGATTTCAAAAATTCACTACTTTCTTCTTCAATATACCTATATTTGTAAAACATTTTATAATTAAATAA
- a CDS encoding cytidylyltransferase domain-containing protein produces the protein MKNIVVIPARGGSKRLPEKNIKMLGGKPLLTHSIDYAKTFDFIDDIVVSTDCNNIKEVAKQSSVRIIDRPAELAGDFTSTVEVLQHAVTTLNLDKDDNIILLQATNPLRPKKLLEEAMKIYTTNSYNSLFTVSRDTHKLGKIKGDKFIPFNYEFGMRSQDMEPLYYENGLLYITKKHLIDQGIIMNEESYPLFVEGHLGNVDIDDQYDFDFAEFVLKKTLRNES, from the coding sequence ATGAAAAATATAGTAGTTATACCAGCGAGAGGTGGCTCAAAAAGACTTCCTGAAAAAAACATCAAAATGTTGGGGGGAAAACCACTACTGACACATAGTATAGATTATGCTAAAACTTTTGATTTTATAGATGATATTGTAGTTTCTACCGATTGTAATAATATAAAAGAGGTGGCTAAGCAATCAAGCGTTAGGATAATTGATCGTCCAGCAGAATTAGCAGGAGACTTCACATCGACCGTTGAAGTTTTGCAACATGCAGTTACAACTCTTAACCTAGATAAGGACGATAACATTATCTTATTGCAAGCTACTAACCCTTTAAGACCAAAAAAATTACTTGAAGAAGCGATGAAAATTTACACAACAAATAGCTACAATAGCCTTTTTACCGTAAGTAGAGATACCCATAAATTAGGAAAAATTAAAGGTGATAAATTTATCCCATTTAACTACGAATTTGGCATGAGAAGCCAAGACATGGAACCGCTCTACTACGAGAATGGACTATTATACATCACAAAAAAACATTTAATAGACCAAGGTATAATTATGAACGAAGAATCTTATCCTTTATTTGTTGAGGGGCATTTAGGCAATGTAGATATTGATGACCAATATGATTTTGACTTTGCTGAATTTGTTTTAAAAAAAACACTAAGAAATGAAAGTTAA
- a CDS encoding ABC transporter ATP-binding protein gives MIKIKSFSLEFLGYIKKHVGIHLYLFILMNAFVGLLDGLGIAMFIPLLSVTGGGDNNFDSLGKLKYFIDSLQNAGIQLNFENVLIVMIVLFILKGILTFLRYIYSARIRLFVIKRMRFTLISKLKKVSYNGYTQYDPGKIQNALTVQVERMVQAMNFCFQAIQSGVMLITYVVLAFLSNWQFAILVAIGGLVSNFVYKYINKATKQAARKLTLTGNTFNSYIIQILSNFKYLKATNYISKYDKKVEKNILETQGLEFRIQKLNAIAESAREPVTVLIIVAVIFIQVSLRQTPFVSIMVSLVYFYRALVYLTSAQGFGNLFINNSAGYEAIMTVFSEFDKDSETKQENTKIETIKEITLKNIDLSYGEKHILKNLSLHINDKETIALVGESGAGKTTLANVICGLTKPDSGNIYLGQEKLEEKHLNVFRKKVGYITQDPVIFDDTIFNNVTFWDEKTPKNIERFWKCIELVALTNFMNDLDKKEDSPLGSNGVLVSGGQKQRISIARELYKDVELLIMDEATSALDSETENYIKENIERLQGKYTMVIIAHRLSTIKHADTIYVMDKGNIIEKGNYHELYQQNGRFKQMVDLQDLNQKN, from the coding sequence ATGATAAAAATTAAAAGCTTTTCCTTAGAATTTTTAGGCTACATTAAAAAACATGTAGGGATACATTTATACCTTTTCATCTTAATGAACGCGTTTGTGGGGCTGCTAGATGGTTTAGGAATTGCCATGTTTATACCATTGTTGTCTGTAACGGGTGGCGGAGATAATAATTTTGATTCCTTAGGGAAATTAAAATATTTTATAGATAGTTTACAAAATGCTGGTATACAATTAAACTTTGAGAATGTACTAATCGTTATGATTGTACTTTTTATCTTAAAAGGAATACTTACATTTCTCAGATATATCTATAGTGCTAGAATTAGATTATTTGTCATCAAGCGGATGCGTTTTACATTAATTAGTAAATTAAAAAAGGTATCATACAACGGCTATACGCAATATGATCCAGGCAAAATACAAAATGCATTAACTGTTCAAGTTGAGAGAATGGTGCAAGCAATGAACTTCTGCTTTCAAGCTATACAAAGTGGCGTGATGTTGATTACTTATGTTGTTTTAGCTTTTCTATCTAATTGGCAATTTGCCATATTGGTAGCAATAGGAGGTCTTGTTTCAAACTTTGTCTACAAATACATTAATAAGGCAACAAAACAAGCGGCGAGAAAACTCACTTTGACAGGAAACACTTTTAATAGCTATATTATACAAATTTTAAGTAATTTCAAGTATTTAAAGGCTACGAACTATATATCTAAATATGATAAAAAGGTTGAAAAAAATATTCTAGAAACACAAGGCTTGGAATTTAGAATTCAGAAATTAAATGCTATTGCAGAATCTGCACGGGAACCCGTTACCGTATTGATTATCGTTGCAGTAATATTTATACAAGTGAGTCTTAGACAAACTCCATTTGTAAGTATCATGGTCAGTTTGGTATACTTCTACAGAGCTTTAGTTTACTTAACCTCAGCTCAAGGATTTGGAAATTTATTTATCAACAATTCTGCGGGGTATGAAGCTATAATGACAGTTTTTTCTGAGTTTGATAAAGATAGTGAAACTAAACAAGAAAACACTAAAATTGAAACAATCAAAGAAATAACATTGAAAAACATTGATTTATCTTATGGCGAGAAGCATATTTTAAAAAACCTATCGCTGCATATTAATGACAAAGAAACTATCGCCTTGGTAGGAGAAAGTGGTGCAGGGAAAACAACGCTAGCCAATGTAATCTGTGGTTTGACGAAACCAGATAGCGGAAACATTTATTTGGGACAAGAAAAATTGGAAGAAAAGCATCTAAATGTATTTAGAAAAAAAGTAGGCTACATTACACAAGATCCCGTTATTTTTGATGATACTATTTTCAATAATGTCACATTTTGGGACGAGAAAACACCTAAGAATATTGAACGATTTTGGAAATGTATAGAGCTTGTTGCACTTACCAATTTCATGAATGATTTAGACAAGAAGGAAGACTCACCTTTGGGAAGTAATGGGGTTTTGGTGTCTGGTGGACAAAAACAGAGAATTTCAATTGCAAGAGAGCTATACAAGGATGTTGAATTACTTATCATGGATGAAGCGACATCAGCTTTAGACTCTGAAACAGAAAATTACATCAAAGAAAATATTGAAAGACTCCAAGGCAAATACACCATGGTAATTATTGCACATAGATTGTCTACCATAAAACATGCTGATACTATTTATGTGATGGATAAGGGAAATATCATTGAAAAAGGAAACTACCATGAGCTTTACCAACAAAATGGCAGATTCAAACAAATGGTAGATTTGCAAGATTTAAATCAAAAAAATTAA